A genomic region of Miscanthus floridulus cultivar M001 chromosome 3, ASM1932011v1, whole genome shotgun sequence contains the following coding sequences:
- the LOC136544695 gene encoding exocyst complex component EXO70B1-like — protein MRFDGAADRAETERFLRAVDDLRHLAPSSSVCRRSSYRSLQSIREINLFPTDAIADLHAIASRMAAAGYGRECVQVYASVRKPTVDFALRRLGVEKLSIGDVQRLDWDALEAKIHRWIRTARAAVRGIFASECRLCFHIFHDLPLCTSTATATVADDAPFAEAIKGAAL, from the coding sequence ATGCGGTTCGACGGCGCCGCTGACCGCGCCGAGACGGAGCGGTTCCTCCGGGCGGTGGACGACCTCCGCCACCTGGCGCCGTCGTCCTCCGTCTGTAGGCGTAGCAGCTACCGCTCCCTGCAGAGCATTCGCGAGATCAACCTCTTCCCCACGGACGCAATCGCCGACCTCCACGCCATCGCCTCCCGCATGGCCGCCGCGGGCTACGGCCGCGAGTGCGTCCAGGTGTATGCCTCCGTCCGCAAGCCGACCGTCGACTTCGCCCTACGCCGGCTCGGCGTCGAGAAGCTCAGCATTGGCGACGTCCAACGGCTCGATTGGGACGCCCTCGAGGCTAAGATCCACCGCTGGATCCGCACGGCTCGCGCCGCCGTCCGGGGCATCTTCGCCAGCGAGTGCCGCCTCTGCTTCCACATCTTCCACGACCTCCCGCTGTGCacttccaccgccaccgccactgtTGCGGACGACGCGCCCTTCGCTGAGGCCATCAAGGGTGCGGCGCTGTAG